From Domibacillus sp. DTU_2020_1001157_1_SI_ALB_TIR_016, a single genomic window includes:
- the polX gene encoding DNA polymerase/3'-5' exonuclease PolX — MVNKKDIIRLLEKIAVYMELKGDNPFKISAFRKAAAALEQDDRSLSEIDDVTKLSGIGKGTAAVITEYIETGKSTVLTELSSEVPEGLVALLGLPGLGGKKIAKLYKELGITNMTELKAACEEHRVQQLAGFGAKTEEKILAAVAKAGTQPERLPIMYVMPVAEGIEAYLDSFEEISRFSRAGSLRRLRETVKDLDFIVATEQPERVKEHLLAMPDIKEVIAAGPTKVSVVIGGEFDLSIDFRIVTPDQFASALHHFTGSKDHNVKIRQIAKERDEKVSEYGIEQPDGSVKTFDSEASLYHHLGLPYFPPEIREDGTETDKYKEGTLIELSDIKGDLHMHTAWSDGAFSIEEMIEACRARGYEYMAITDHSQYLKVANGLSVDRLLRQNEEIKEWNAKYKDIEILSGIEMDILPDGTLDYEDDVLKQLDFVIASIHSSFSQTQEQIMERLKTALHNPYVKLIAHPTGRIIGRRDGYSVDMEELIRLAAQTNTALELNANPHRLDLSAEHLKAAQEAGVKIMINTDAHAIEHLQFMETGASAGRKGWLRPETVVNTWPKAELMSFIRRL, encoded by the coding sequence TGACCGAAGCTTGTCGGAAATTGATGACGTAACGAAGCTGTCCGGCATCGGTAAAGGAACGGCTGCTGTGATTACCGAGTACATCGAAACAGGCAAATCTACTGTTCTGACCGAGCTCTCCAGCGAGGTGCCGGAAGGGCTTGTGGCACTGCTTGGACTGCCAGGGCTCGGCGGCAAAAAAATTGCCAAGCTGTACAAGGAACTGGGTATTACCAATATGACTGAGCTGAAAGCAGCTTGTGAAGAACATCGTGTCCAGCAGCTTGCCGGGTTTGGCGCTAAAACAGAAGAAAAGATTTTAGCGGCGGTAGCAAAAGCGGGAACGCAGCCTGAACGGCTGCCGATTATGTATGTTATGCCCGTTGCGGAAGGGATTGAAGCTTATCTCGACAGTTTTGAAGAAATCAGCCGCTTTTCACGTGCAGGCAGCTTGCGGCGCCTCCGTGAAACAGTCAAAGATCTTGACTTTATCGTTGCGACCGAACAGCCGGAACGGGTAAAAGAACATCTCTTAGCCATGCCCGATATAAAAGAAGTGATTGCTGCCGGGCCGACAAAGGTGTCAGTGGTCATTGGAGGAGAATTTGATCTATCCATTGACTTCCGCATTGTCACACCGGACCAGTTTGCGAGTGCGCTCCATCACTTTACCGGTTCTAAAGACCATAATGTGAAGATTCGTCAAATTGCAAAAGAACGGGATGAGAAAGTAAGCGAATACGGCATTGAGCAGCCGGACGGCAGCGTCAAAACATTCGACAGTGAAGCGTCGCTTTATCATCACCTTGGGCTGCCATACTTTCCGCCGGAAATCCGCGAGGACGGGACAGAAACGGATAAATATAAAGAAGGCACGTTAATTGAGCTGTCTGATATTAAAGGCGACCTGCATATGCACACAGCCTGGTCGGATGGGGCATTTTCCATTGAAGAAATGATTGAAGCATGCCGCGCACGCGGATACGAATACATGGCTATTACCGACCATTCCCAATATTTAAAAGTAGCAAATGGCTTGTCTGTTGACAGGCTGCTTCGACAAAACGAAGAAATTAAAGAGTGGAACGCTAAGTATAAAGATATCGAAATCCTCTCTGGCATTGAAATGGATATTTTGCCTGATGGAACACTTGACTATGAGGACGACGTATTAAAACAGCTTGATTTTGTGATTGCATCGATTCATTCAAGCTTTTCACAGACGCAGGAGCAGATTATGGAGCGGTTGAAAACAGCGCTGCACAATCCATACGTGAAACTGATTGCTCACCCGACCGGGCGGATTATCGGCCGGCGCGACGGCTATTCAGTCGATATGGAAGAATTAATCCGTCTTGCGGCCCAAACGAACACAGCGCTTGAATTAAATGCAAATCCGCATCGGCTCGATTTGTCTGCTGAGCACTTAAAGGCGGCTCAGGAAGCCGGCGTGAAAATTATGATCAATACAGATGCCCATGCCATCGAGCATCTACAATTTATGGAAACTGGCGCGAGCGCTGGCCGAAAAGGATGGCTGCGGCCGGAAACGGTCGTGAATACATGGCCAAAAGCGGAACTGATGTCATTTATCCGCCGCTTGTAG
- a CDS encoding endonuclease MutS2, protein MNKKVLATLEFDKIIAKLADHASSEVGRSFAEELKPSLNTEEVQRWLDETEEAAAVIRIKGNVPLDGIYDIRPHAKRAQIGGVLSGTELVRIASTIAASRHIRNFIEDVRSEGQVTLRILPEKTAVIPVLTDLEHKIKHTVDENGRVLDSASDSLRHIRHGMRSAESRIRAKLESLTRGQSAQKMLSDAIVTIRNDRYVIPVKQEYRSHYGGIVHDQSSSGQTLFIEPASVVSLNNELRELTVKEQYEVEKILQELTAQTAEHAPGLFTMTKMLSEIDFIFTKGKFARSMNATKPLLNEEGYIHYIGARHPLLPADEAVASDIEIGREYTAIVITGPNTGGKTVTLKTTGLSVLMAQSGLFIPAEDGSETAVFQSVFADIGDEQSIEQNLSTFSSHMVNIAAMLKEIDHESLVLFDELGSGTDPQEGSALAISILDEVISLGARVIATTHYPELKAYGYNRDRVINASVEFNVETLSPTYRLLIGIPGRSNAFEISKRIGLDPALIENARNLISADSHEVDNMIAALDESRRKAEQHEQETRAYLRDTEKLHRDLQKEVIDYHEQKEKMEEKARAEAAEIVEKARAEAEEVMKELRALRLAGGANVKEHELIEARKRLEDAVPERKTKKPAIEPAKRQWKPGDEVKVVSFGQKGSIIEKAAGDEWIVQMGIIKMKVAESDMEFIKSEKKKEPKPIATIRGKDFHVSSELDLRGERYEDALKRVEKYLDDALLAGYHQVSIIHGKGTGALMKGVRSYLTKHRMVKNIRFGGAGEGGLGVTIAELK, encoded by the coding sequence TTGAATAAAAAAGTGCTTGCCACACTTGAATTTGATAAAATTATTGCCAAACTGGCCGACCATGCTTCTTCCGAAGTCGGCCGTTCGTTTGCGGAAGAATTAAAGCCTTCACTAAATACGGAAGAGGTACAGCGGTGGCTCGATGAAACAGAAGAAGCAGCCGCTGTGATTCGCATTAAAGGAAATGTTCCGCTTGACGGCATTTATGATATCCGTCCGCATGCTAAACGCGCGCAAATCGGCGGCGTACTCAGTGGTACAGAACTAGTGCGGATTGCCAGCACAATCGCTGCAAGCCGCCACATCCGTAATTTTATTGAAGATGTACGTTCAGAAGGACAGGTGACCCTGCGTATTTTACCGGAAAAAACAGCCGTGATTCCGGTTTTAACAGACCTTGAACATAAAATTAAACATACAGTCGATGAAAATGGCCGCGTGCTTGATTCAGCAAGTGACAGCCTGCGGCATATTCGTCACGGCATGCGTTCGGCGGAATCGCGTATCCGGGCCAAGCTTGAAAGCCTGACACGCGGGCAAAGTGCACAAAAAATGCTGTCGGATGCCATTGTGACTATTCGAAACGACCGCTATGTTATTCCGGTAAAGCAGGAATACCGTTCCCACTATGGCGGTATCGTACATGACCAGTCGTCTTCTGGACAAACCCTGTTTATTGAACCGGCATCGGTTGTCAGCTTAAACAATGAACTGCGAGAGCTGACCGTAAAAGAGCAGTATGAAGTGGAAAAGATTCTGCAGGAGCTGACCGCCCAAACGGCTGAGCACGCACCGGGTCTTTTCACCATGACAAAGATGCTGTCTGAAATTGATTTTATTTTTACAAAAGGAAAGTTTGCCCGCTCGATGAATGCCACAAAGCCTCTTTTAAACGAGGAAGGCTATATTCATTATATTGGCGCGCGGCATCCGCTTTTGCCTGCGGATGAAGCGGTAGCAAGTGACATTGAGATCGGCCGCGAATATACCGCGATTGTGATCACGGGTCCGAATACTGGTGGTAAAACCGTTACGCTAAAGACAACGGGTCTTTCTGTGCTGATGGCGCAGTCCGGTTTGTTTATCCCTGCTGAAGACGGATCCGAAACAGCGGTTTTCCAATCCGTTTTTGCCGATATCGGTGACGAGCAGTCGATTGAACAAAACTTAAGTACCTTTTCTTCTCATATGGTTAATATCGCCGCCATGCTAAAAGAAATTGACCATGAAAGCCTTGTCCTATTCGATGAGCTTGGATCAGGAACGGACCCGCAGGAAGGATCAGCTCTGGCGATTTCGATTTTAGATGAAGTGATCAGCCTAGGGGCACGGGTAATCGCAACAACGCATTATCCAGAGCTAAAAGCCTACGGATATAACCGTGATAGAGTCATTAACGCAAGTGTGGAATTTAATGTGGAAACGTTAAGCCCGACATACCGCTTGCTGATCGGCATTCCGGGACGAAGCAACGCGTTTGAAATTTCGAAGCGGATTGGGCTTGATCCTGCGCTTATCGAAAATGCCCGGAATTTAATCAGCGCCGATTCGCACGAAGTGGATAATATGATTGCAGCGCTTGATGAGAGCCGCCGCAAAGCTGAACAGCATGAACAGGAAACGCGTGCTTATTTGCGTGACACAGAAAAACTTCATCGTGACCTGCAAAAAGAAGTGATTGATTACCACGAGCAGAAAGAAAAAATGGAAGAAAAAGCGCGTGCGGAAGCAGCCGAGATTGTAGAAAAAGCACGTGCAGAAGCAGAAGAAGTGATGAAAGAGCTTCGCGCACTTCGCCTGGCAGGCGGAGCGAATGTAAAAGAGCACGAGCTGATTGAAGCACGTAAAAGGCTGGAAGACGCGGTGCCGGAACGGAAAACGAAAAAGCCGGCTATTGAACCAGCGAAACGCCAGTGGAAACCAGGCGATGAAGTCAAAGTGGTCAGCTTCGGCCAAAAAGGCAGCATCATTGAAAAAGCCGCCGGCGATGAATGGATTGTTCAGATGGGGATCATCAAAATGAAGGTAGCCGAATCGGATATGGAATTCATTAAATCCGAGAAAAAGAAAGAACCAAAACCAATTGCGACGATCAGGGGCAAAGATTTTCACGTTTCCTCTGAACTGGATTTGCGCGGTGAACGATATGAGGATGCACTGAAGCGAGTGGAAAAGTACCTGGATGACGCGCTTTTAGCGGGGTATCATCAAGTGTCGATTATCCACGGAAAAGGAACGGGTGCGCTTATGAAAGGGGTACGCAGTTACCTGACAAAACACCGGATGGTCAAAAATATACGATTTGGCGGAGCGGGCGAAGGCGGACTTGGTGTCACAATCGCTGAGCTGAAATAA